One genomic region from Candidatus Eisenbacteria bacterium encodes:
- a CDS encoding ferredoxin, which translates to MQVRILRSECCGHAQCVESLPSVFALDSKNKAVVLDPEAGSVGQLIECAEDCPCQAILVEDDEGNPVFP; encoded by the coding sequence ATGCAGGTGCGCATCCTGCGATCCGAGTGCTGCGGTCACGCGCAGTGCGTCGAATCCCTACCCAGCGTGTTCGCCCTGGACAGCAAGAACAAGGCGGTGGTGCTCGATCCCGAGGCCGGGAGCGTGGGCCAGCTCATCGAGTGCGCCGAAGACTGCCCCTGTCAGGCGATCCTGGTCGAGGACGACGAGGGAAACCCGGTCTTCCCTTAG
- a CDS encoding class I SAM-dependent methyltransferase translates to MNEPTRPSTEAIAAQFGSQARLYAVSELHRSGATLERLLERMEPVMDESLLDLACGPAHTGLFFAPFVQKVTGYDASIEMLHAARLGAAAKSIALNVACGDAHRLPFADRSFDLVTCRAAAHHFADPRAAIGDAARVLKRGGRLGIVDGMVPEDDELDRFINELDLLHDPTTVRNYRSSEWRAMVEGTGLRLDLVEDELRELAKGRSLADWIARAGGSSEVFEEARRRLLGAPSRVRQYLLVEEHEDDVLFDYTRVLIVARRVD, encoded by the coding sequence GTGAACGAGCCGACCAGACCGTCGACCGAAGCGATCGCCGCCCAGTTCGGGAGCCAGGCGCGCCTCTATGCGGTGAGCGAGCTGCACCGCTCGGGCGCCACGCTGGAACGGCTGCTCGAGCGCATGGAGCCGGTCATGGACGAGTCGCTGCTCGATCTGGCCTGCGGCCCGGCGCACACCGGGCTCTTCTTCGCGCCCTTCGTGCAGAAGGTCACGGGCTACGACGCCTCGATCGAGATGCTCCATGCCGCGCGCCTCGGTGCTGCGGCCAAGTCGATCGCGCTCAACGTGGCGTGCGGCGACGCTCACCGGTTGCCCTTCGCGGACCGCTCATTCGATCTGGTGACCTGCCGCGCCGCGGCCCATCACTTCGCGGATCCTCGGGCCGCGATCGGCGACGCCGCACGGGTGCTGAAGCGCGGCGGACGCCTGGGGATCGTCGACGGCATGGTGCCGGAAGACGACGAGCTCGACCGCTTCATCAACGAGCTGGACCTGCTCCACGACCCGACCACGGTGCGGAACTATCGCTCGAGCGAGTGGCGCGCGATGGTGGAAGGCACGGGATTGCGGCTCGACCTGGTGGAGGACGAGCTGCGTGAGCTCGCCAAAGGCCGCTCGCTGGCCGACTGGATCGCCCGGGCCGGTGGCTCGAGCGAAGTGTTCGAAGAGGCCCGCCGACGGCTGCTCGGTGCCCCGAGCCGAGTGCGCCAGTACCTGCTGGTCGAGGAGCACGAGGACGACGTCCTCTTCGACTACACCCGCGTGTTGATCGTGGCGCGGCGGGTCGACTAG